In a genomic window of Platichthys flesus chromosome 24, fPlaFle2.1, whole genome shotgun sequence:
- the LOC133950287 gene encoding uncharacterized protein LOC133950287: protein MKTSPKFVLYLTCFFLGKMVQMHHFILSNHDSVFKSVNVGDNLTLQCSYEERDNRMNWYKQTPGQKPRIISIIYRSSKSISLENEFKESPRFTVETNDVVSHLNISDLQPSDSATYYCSKREIYVFEFMQSITVSVKGSGSNIQAVVHQSQSIQPGGSVTLSCTVHTGTCDGEHSVYWFKSSEEPQPGLIYTHGDRNDQCERKPDTQTNTCVYNLSMERLNRSHAGTYYCAVAPCGHIVFGDGTKLEFDDEVNWLVYFLSGALGLTISLLLAVLLYKINKRRCWRCSESRTQPSSPSTTNAEGNQHAYDLHYAAVNVNVASRSRRQRDNTNDECVYSSVKL from the exons atgaagacatctCCGAAGTTCGTTCTCTACCTGACATGTTTCTTCTTGGGGAAAATGG TTCAAATGCATCATTTTATCTTGTCTAATCACGACAGCGTATTTAAATCAGTTAATGTTGGAGACAACTTGACTTTGCAGTGTTCATATGAGGAGAGGGACAATAGGATGAATTGgtacaaacaaacaccaggACAAAAACCTCGAATTATCTCAATCATCTACAGATCCAGTAAAAGCATCTCATTAGAGAATGAATTCAAGGAAAGTCCACGCTTCACTGTGGAAACTAATGATGTTGTGAGTCACTTAAATATCTCAGATTTGCAGCCTTCAGACTCAGCTACTTACTACTGTTCAAAGAGAGAGATATATGTGTTTGAGTTTATGCAGAGCATCACTGTCAGTGTGAAAGGTTCAGGGTCTAACATCCAGGCTGTGGTGCATCAGTCTCAGAGCATCCAGCCAGGAGGCTCTGTGACTCTCAGCTGTACAGTTCACACTGGGACCTGTGATGGAGAACACAGTGTTTACTGGTTCAAGAGCTCTGAAGAACCTCAGCCAGGACTCATTTACACCCACGGAGACAGGAACGATCAGTGTGAGAGGAaaccagacacacagacaaacacctgTGTCTACAACTTGTCAATGGAGAGACTGAACCGTTCTCATGCTGGGACCTACTACTGTGCTGTCGCTCCATGTGGACACATTGTATTTGGAGACGGGACCAAGCTGGAGTTTGATG ATGAAGTGAACTGGCTGGTGTATTTCCTGAGTGGAGCTTTGGGATTAACCATCAGCCTTTTGCTGGCTGTGTTACTGTACAAGATAAACAAGAGAAGATGCTGGAGATGTTCAG AGTCTCGTACACAACCATCATCTCCCTCCACAACAAATGCAGAG GGCAACCAACATGCATATGACCTCCATTATGCTGCAGTAAACGTGAACGTGGCCAGCAGATCAAGACGACAGAGGGACAACACAAACGATGAATGTGTGTACTCAAGTGTTAAACTCTAG